One segment of Eschrichtius robustus isolate mEscRob2 chromosome 3, mEscRob2.pri, whole genome shotgun sequence DNA contains the following:
- the TMEM200B gene encoding transmembrane protein 200B: MTAGSPGDCGELRRSPERRVSRLGRRLGRRRRPRSPPEPLRVRARLRLRSPSGAFAALGALVVLVGMGIAVAGYWPHRAGVPRPRAANASAPPLSELRREGRGAGRAHGPHERLRLLGPVVMGVGLFVFICANTLLYENRDLETRRLRQGVLRAQALRPPDGPGWDCALLPSPGPRTPRAIGCVEPESWDLSPRRGTSPVPSVRSLRSEPANPRLGLPALLNSYPLKGPGLHPPWGPRTQTGHVIITVQPSGSCIEHSKSLDLGLGELLLRAPAARDCAHRSWPRLDRLSLGGYAKLGGGGDLGARV; this comes from the coding sequence ATGACGGCTGGGAGCCCCGGAGACTGCGGGGAGTTGCGGAGGAGCCCCGAGCGCCGCGTCTCCCGCCTGGGCCGCCGCCTGGGCCGCCGCCGGCGCCCGCGCTCCCCGCCCGAGCCCCTGCGGGTGCGGGCACGGCTGCGGCTGCGCTCGCCGTCGGGGGCGTTCGCGGCGCTGGGGGCGCTCGTGGTCCTGGTGGGCATGGGCATCGCAGTGGCCGGCTACTGGCCGCACCGCGCCGGGGTCCCGCGGCCCCGGGCTGCAAACGCCAGCGCGCCCCCCCTGAGCGAGCTGCGGCGCGAGGGTCGGGGCGCCGGCCGGGCCCACGGCCCGCACGAGCGGCTGCGACTCCTTGGGCCCGTGGTCATGGGCGTCGGCCTGTTCGTGTTCATCTGCGCCAACACGCTGCTCTACGAGAACCGAGACTTGGAGACGCGACGGCTTCGTCAGGGGGTGCTGCGGGCTCAGGCGCTCCGACCCCCGGACGGCCCGGGCTGGGACTgcgccctcctccccagccccggccccagGACTCCCCGAGCCATAGGCTGCGTGGAGCCAGAAAGCTGGGACCTGTCCCCGCGTCGGGGTACCTCACCAGTCCCGTCAGTGCGGAGTCTGCGTTCAGAGCCTGCTAATCCTCGCTTGGGGTTACCTGCCCTGCTCAACAGTTACCCGCTGAAGGGCCCAGGGCTGCACCCACCCTGGGGTCCACGGACCCAGACTGGCCATGTGATTATCACCGTGCAGCCCTCTGGTTCCTGCATTGAACATTCCAAGTCTCTGGATCTGGGCCTTGGGGAGCTCCTGCTTAGGGCCCCAGCAGCTCGGGACTGTGCTCACCGAAGCTGGCCACGGCTGGACCGCCTTAGTCTGGGGGGTTACGCCAagttgggaggaggaggggacttGGGGGCCCGGGTCTGA